One Oryza brachyantha chromosome 3, ObraRS2, whole genome shotgun sequence DNA segment encodes these proteins:
- the LOC102707478 gene encoding probable inactive receptor kinase At1g48480: MAPMPAPAVALAVLVLLSAVPGYFSDDLNTDAQALQALRSAVGKSALPSWNSSTPTCNWQGVTCENGRVTELRLPGAGLMGTLPSNVLGNLSALRTLSLRYNALTGPIPDDLSRLPELRAIYFQHNSFSGEVPASVFTLKNLVRLDLAGNKFSGEISPDFNKLNRLGTLFLDGNSFTGEIPKLDLPTLSQFNVSYNKLNGSIPKSLRKMPKDSFLGTGLCGGPLGLCPGETALTPAGSPEGQPAAGGGAADVGGSSGKKKKLSGGAIAGIAIGCVFGVLLLLALIFFLCRKRSSASTPATVEKGRDLQMAPVDIEPKGQNGSAAGNGAHAAAAAAAPAAAVAAAAAKTGGATGGSKKLIFFGPMAAAPPFDLEDLLRASAEVLGKGAFGTAYKAVMESGSAVAVKRLKDVDLPEPEFRERIAAIGAVQHELVVPLRAYYFSKDEKLLVYDYMSMGSLSALLHGNRASGRTPLDWETRSAIALAAARGVAHIHSTSPTASHGNIKSSNVLLTKNYEARVSDHGLPTLVGPSFSPTRVSGYRAPEVTDIRRVSQKADVYSFGVLLLELLTGKAPTHAVVNEEGLDLPRWVQSVVREEWTSEVFDQELLRYQNVEEEMVQLLQLAIDCSAQHPDRRPSMSEVAARIDEIRRSSLGDRPATESAGDGEEPSL; encoded by the exons ATGGCGCcaatgccggcgccggccgtggCTCTCGCGGTCCTGGTGCTGCTCTCTGCGGTCCCGGGCTACTTCTCCGACGACCTCAACACCGACGCGCAGGCGTTGCAGGCGCTGCGCTCGGCGGTGGGGAAGTCCGCACTGCCGTCGTGGAACAGCAGCACGCCGACGTGCAATTGGCAGGGGGTGACGTGCGAGAATGGCCGGGTTACCGAGCTCCgcctccccggcgccggcctcATGGGCACCCTCCCGTCGAACGTGCTCGGCAACCTCTCCGCGCTCCGCACGCTCTCCCTCCGCTACAACGCGCTCACCGGGCCCATCCCCGACGACCTCTCCCGCCTGCCCGAGCTCCGCGCCATTTACTTCCAGCACAACAGCTTCTCCGGCGAGGTCCCGGCGTCGGTGTTCACGCTCAAGAACCTCGTGAGGCTGGACCTCGCGGGGAACAAGTTCTCAGGCGAGATCTCGCCGGACTTCAACAAGCTGAACCGGCTCGGCACGCTGTTCCTCGACGGCAACAGCTTCACCGGCGAGATCCCCAAGCTGGACCTGCCGACATTGAGCCAGTTCAACGTGTCGTACAACAAGCTCAACGGGTCCATCCCTAAATCGCTCCGGAAGATGCCCAAAGACTCGTTCTTGGGCACTGGGCTGTGCGGTGGCCCGCTCGGCCTGTGCCCCGGCGAGACTGCGCTCACTCCGGCCGGATCTCCGGAGGGCCAACCTGCTGCGGGTGGAGGCGCAGCAGAcgtcggcggcagcagcggcaagaagaagaaactctcgggcggcgccatcgccggcaTTGCCATCGGGTGTGTGTTCGGCGTGCTGCTCCTGCTGGCCCtgatcttcttcctctgccGGAAGAGGTCTAGCGCAtccacgccggcgacggtggagaAGGGGCGTGACCTCCAGATGGCCCCGGTGGACATCGAACCAAAGGGACAGAACGGCTCAGCAGCCGGCAACGGTGCCCACgccgcagcagccgcagcagcgccagccgccgccgtcgccgccgcggcagcgaagaccggcggcgcgacgggcgggtccaagaagctcatcttCTTCGGCCCCATGGCGGCCGCCCCACCGTTCGACCTGGAGGACCTGCTCCGCGCGTCGGCGGAGGTGCTGGGCAAGGGCGCGTTCGGGACGGCGTACAAGGCCGTGATGGAGAGCggctccgccgtcgccgtgaaGCGCCTCAAGGACGTGGACCTCCCGGAGCCGGAGTTCCGGGAGCGCATCGCCGCCATCGGCGCCGTGCAGCACGAGCTGGTCGTCCCCCTCCGCGCCTACTACTTCAGCAAGGACGAGAAGCTCCTCGTCTACGACTACATGTCCATGGGCAGCCTCTCCGCCCTCCTccacg GGAACCGGGCATCCGGGAGGACGCCGCTGGACTGGGAGACGAGGTCGGCGATCgctctggcggcggcgcgcggcgtggcgcaCATCCACTcgacgtcgccgacggcgtcgcACGGCAATATCAAGTCGTCCAACGTGCTGCTCACCAAGAACTACGAGGCGCGGGTGTCGGACCACGGCCTGCCCACGCTGGTCGGCCCGTCCTTCTCACCGACGAGGGTGTCCGGCTACCGCGCCCCGGAGGTCACGGACATCCGCCGGGTCTCGCAGAAGGCcgacgtgtacagcttcggCGTGCTGCTGCTCGAGCTGCTCACCGGCAAGGCGCCGACGCACGCCGTCGTCAACGAGGAGGGCCTCGACCTGCCGCGCTGGGTGCAGTCCGTTGTCCGGGAGGAGTGGACCTCCGAGGTGTTCGACCAGGAGCTCCTCAGGTACCAGAACGTCGAGGAGGAGATGGTGCAGCTCCTCCAGCTAGCCATCGACTGCTCCGCGCAGCACCCTGACAGGCGGCCATCCATGTCCGAGGTGGCCGCAAGAATCGACGAGATCCGCCGCTCCAGCCTCGGCGACCGTCCCGCCACCGagagcgccggcgacggcgaagagcCTTCTCTATAA